In Halobaculum rubrum, the following are encoded in one genomic region:
- a CDS encoding APC family permease yields MSGEGTRQPAAELGLLDATMIGMGAMIGAGIFVLTGLAAEISGPAAVLVFTLNGVVTAFTGLSYAELAAAIPKSGGGYAFVREVFDDVGSFVMGWMLWFAYMIAGGLYALGFAPNFLELLHVYGFVPPPEAVSAIAVPVVPVDIPAAVALAMTAVGLLVLVNAVSTAASGSVETVFTIVKVSILVVFVAFGLLSAGGGGETSFTFQNFDPLFPDAGGAASILPAMGLTFIAFEGYDLITTVTEEVENPRENIPKAIFVSLVATVLVYLAVVTVAVGTLGAEGLAQAGEAGIARAATSFMPTDLPVIRNGGAVIVFGAVFSTITALNAVVIASSRVAFSMGREGQLLPSFGDIHHRYGTPFVAILASAVVMLASVSLPTASAGNMSSLFFLLSFIVVNVSVIRLRRRRPDMARPYEIPYYPIPPLLGIALNTILAGVLVEYLLRTDRLALALSAGWIAVGLVVYYALERYRGRSADADASATRDGAADAPNTDERDG; encoded by the coding sequence ATGTCCGGGGAAGGCACCCGCCAGCCGGCGGCCGAACTGGGGCTTCTCGACGCGACCATGATCGGCATGGGCGCGATGATCGGTGCCGGGATCTTCGTGTTGACAGGTCTCGCTGCCGAGATATCCGGCCCCGCTGCTGTGCTCGTGTTCACACTCAACGGCGTCGTGACCGCGTTCACTGGGCTCTCGTACGCCGAGCTCGCGGCGGCTATCCCGAAGTCCGGGGGCGGCTACGCCTTCGTTCGGGAGGTGTTCGACGACGTGGGGTCGTTCGTGATGGGGTGGATGTTGTGGTTCGCGTACATGATCGCCGGCGGCCTGTACGCGCTGGGGTTCGCCCCGAACTTCCTGGAACTGCTTCACGTCTACGGGTTCGTCCCCCCGCCCGAGGCAGTCAGCGCGATCGCGGTCCCGGTCGTTCCCGTCGACATCCCCGCAGCGGTCGCGCTCGCGATGACCGCGGTCGGCCTGCTCGTCCTCGTCAACGCGGTGTCGACGGCCGCCAGCGGAAGCGTCGAGACCGTCTTCACGATCGTGAAAGTGTCCATCCTGGTCGTGTTCGTCGCCTTCGGGCTGCTGTCGGCCGGCGGCGGTGGGGAGACGAGCTTCACGTTCCAGAACTTCGACCCGCTGTTCCCCGACGCGGGAGGGGCCGCGAGCATCCTCCCGGCGATGGGGCTGACATTCATCGCCTTCGAGGGGTACGACCTCATCACGACCGTCACCGAAGAGGTCGAGAACCCCCGCGAGAACATCCCGAAGGCCATCTTCGTCAGCCTCGTGGCGACGGTTCTCGTCTATCTCGCGGTCGTCACCGTCGCCGTCGGGACGCTCGGTGCCGAGGGGTTGGCCCAGGCGGGCGAGGCCGGGATCGCCCGCGCGGCCACCTCGTTCATGCCGACGGACCTGCCGGTCATCCGCAACGGCGGCGCAGTCATCGTCTTCGGCGCGGTGTTCTCCACGATCACGGCGCTGAACGCCGTCGTCATCGCCTCCTCGCGCGTGGCGTTCTCGATGGGCCGGGAGGGGCAACTGCTGCCCTCCTTCGGCGACATCCACCACCGCTACGGGACGCCGTTCGTCGCCATCCTCGCCAGCGCGGTCGTGATGCTCGCGTCCGTCTCGCTTCCCACTGCGAGCGCGGGCAACATGTCGAGTCTCTTCTTCCTCCTCTCGTTCATCGTCGTCAACGTCTCGGTTATCCGGCTCCGCCGGCGCCGCCCCGACATGGCGCGCCCCTACGAGATCCCCTACTACCCGATCCCGCCGCTGTTGGGGATCGCGTTGAACACGATCCTGGCCGGGGTGCTCGTGGAGTACCTCCTCCGTACCGACCGCCTCGCGCTCGCGTTGAGCGCCGGCTGGATCGCCGTCGGCCTCGTCGTCTACTACGCGCTGGAACGGTACCGCGGGCGGTCGGCCGACGCCGACGCGAGCGCGACGAGGGACGGCGCAGCCGACGCGCCTAACACGGACGAGCGGGACGGGTGA
- a CDS encoding H/ACA ribonucleoprotein complex subunit GAR1 translates to MKRVGEVVRTAQGLAVVRVPEGTDPARIGSEVVDESLSTAGRVVDVFGPVERPYVAVSPTDRSRLTGLLGAKLYAR, encoded by the coding sequence ATGAAGCGCGTCGGCGAGGTGGTCCGCACGGCCCAGGGGCTCGCGGTCGTGCGCGTCCCCGAGGGGACCGACCCGGCTCGCATCGGCAGCGAGGTCGTCGACGAGTCGCTTTCGACGGCGGGTCGCGTCGTCGACGTGTTCGGCCCGGTCGAGCGTCCCTACGTCGCGGTGTCGCCGACGGACCGCTCGCGGCTGACTGGGTTGCTCGGCGCGAAGCTGTACGCGCGGTGA
- the srp19 gene encoding signal recognition particle subunit SRP19: MVENVLYPAYFDAALTRAAGRRVPEDLAVSEPTVDEIAQAVQQVGYDAKIERDTTYSREYEPRGRVIVTGTEETAKNDLVQAVGAYLGVIRGD, from the coding sequence ATGGTCGAGAACGTCCTCTACCCCGCGTACTTCGACGCGGCGCTCACCCGCGCCGCGGGGCGACGCGTCCCCGAGGACCTCGCGGTGTCGGAGCCGACGGTCGACGAGATCGCGCAGGCCGTCCAGCAGGTCGGCTACGACGCGAAGATCGAACGGGACACGACGTACAGCCGGGAGTACGAGCCCCGCGGGCGCGTGATCGTCACGGGCACCGAGGAGACCGCCAAGAACGACCTCGTACAGGCGGTTGGCGCCTACCTCGGCGTCATCCGCGGGGACTGA
- a CDS encoding SHOCT domain-containing protein produces MSASPAERLRENLTGVVSTVVTGIWLAAMFTGQDWWLAALLFGYVVVVPITAMLFGDEDDIEEWRNEEAKRVEGPDGVDGETTTRPEEPPADPDTRDALGTLRDRYARGELTDEQFERKLDRLLETESLEDAEDRVERDRRTGERERREAERE; encoded by the coding sequence ATGAGCGCGAGCCCCGCCGAACGCCTCCGGGAGAACCTCACTGGCGTCGTGAGCACCGTCGTCACCGGGATCTGGCTCGCCGCCATGTTCACCGGCCAGGACTGGTGGCTCGCGGCGCTGCTGTTCGGATACGTCGTCGTCGTGCCGATCACCGCGATGCTGTTCGGCGACGAGGACGACATCGAGGAGTGGCGGAACGAGGAGGCGAAGCGGGTCGAGGGACCCGACGGTGTCGACGGGGAGACCACCACTCGCCCCGAGGAGCCGCCGGCCGACCCCGACACGCGTGACGCCCTCGGGACCCTCCGCGACCGCTACGCCCGCGGCGAACTCACCGACGAGCAGTTCGAGCGAAAGCTCGACCGGCTCCTGGAGACGGAGTCGCTGGAGGACGCGGAGGACCGGGTCGAGCGTGACCGCCGGACGGGCGAGCGGGAGCGGCGCGAGGCCGAGCGGGAGTAG